In the genome of Bubalus kerabau isolate K-KA32 ecotype Philippines breed swamp buffalo chromosome 8, PCC_UOA_SB_1v2, whole genome shotgun sequence, one region contains:
- the LOC129658735 gene encoding olfactory receptor 2A14-like, translated as MEGNQTWITEVTLLGFQVDSALEFFLFGLFSVFYTLTLLGNGVILGLICLDSRLHTPMHFFLSHLAIIDISYASSNVPKMLANLVSQKRTISFVPCIMQTFLYLAFAAAECLILVVMSYDRYVAICHPLHYTFIMSWRVCTVLTSASWAFSFLWDLVHLVLILKLPFCGPHEINHFFCEILSVLKLACADTWLNQIIIVASCVCILVGPLCLVLGSYARILATILRIQSAEGRRKAFSTCSSHLCVVGLFFGTAIVLYMTPRSSHSQEQRKILSLFYSLFNPILNPLIYSLKNAEVKGALRKILGKKRSV; from the coding sequence ATGGAAGGCAACCAGACATGGATCACAGAAGTCACCCTCCTGGGATTCCAGGTTGATTCAGCACTGGAGTTTTTCCTCTTTGGACTTTTCTCTGTCTTCTACACCCTCACCCTTCTGGGGAATGGAGTCATCCTGGGGCTTATCTGCTTAGACTCAAGACTTCACACCCCCATGCACTTCTTTCTCTCACACTTGGCCATCATCGACATATCCTATGCCTCCAGCAATGTCCCCAAGATGCTGGCAAATCTTGTGAGTCAGAAAAGAACCATCTCCTTTGTTCCTTGCATTATGCAGACATTTTTGTATCTGGCTTTTGCTGCTGCAGAGTGCCTGATTTTGGTGGTGATGTCCTATGACAGGtatgtggccatctgccaccCCCTCCATTACACTTTCATCATGAGCTGGAGAGTGTGCACTGTCCTGACCAGCGCTTCCTGGGCATTTAGCTTTCTCTGGGATCTTGTCCACTTAGTTCTCATCCTGAAGCTGCCCTTCTGTGGGCCTCATGAAATCAACCACTTCTTTTGTGAAATCCTGTCTGTCCTCAAGTTGGCTTGTGCTGATACTTGGCTGAACCAAATTATCATCGTTGCATCCTGTGTTTGCATTTTAGTCGGGCCCCTCTGCCTGGTGCTGGGCTCCTATGCGCGGATCCTGGCCACCATCCTGAGGATCCAGTCTGCTGAGGGCCGCAGgaaggccttctccacctgctcctcccacctctgcGTGGTCGGGCTCTTCTTTGGCACTGCCATCGTCTTGTACATGACCCCCAGATCCAGCCATTCTCAGGAACAAAGGAAGATTCTGTCATTGTTTTACAGCCTTTTCAACCCTATACTGAATCCCTTAATCTACAGTTTGAAGAATGCAGAGGTGAAGGGTGCCCTGAGAAAAATTCTAGGGAAGAAGAGGTCAGTGTGA
- the LOC129658736 gene encoding olfactory receptor 2A14-like, protein MEGNQTWITEVTLLGFQVDSALEFFLFGLFSVFYTLTLLGNGVILGLICLDSRLHTPMYFFLSHLAIIDMSYASNNVPKMLANLVSQKRTISFVPCIMQTFLYLAFAHTECLILVVMSYDRYVAICHPLHYVITMSWRVCTVLAITSWVLSFLLALVHLVLFLRLPFCGPHEINHFFCEILSVLKLACVDTWLNQVVIFSACVFILLGPLCLVLGSYARILAAILRIQSAEGRRKAFSTCSSHLCVVGLFFGSAIVMYMAPKSRHPEEQQKILSLFYSLFNPMLNPLIYSLRSKEVKGAFRRVLWKDRLM, encoded by the coding sequence ATGGAAGGCAACCAGACATGGATCACAGAAGTCACCCTCCTGGGATTCCAGGTCGATTCAGCACTGGAGTTTTTCCTCTTTGGACTTTTCTCTGTCTTCTACACCCTCACCCTTCTGGGGAATGGAGTCATCCTGGGGCTTATCTGCTTAGACTCAAgactgcacacccccatgtacttcttcctctcacACTTGGCCATCATCGACATGTCCTATGCCTCCAACAATGTCCCCAAGATGCTGGCAAATCTTGTGAGTCAGAAAAGAACCATCTCCTTTGTTCCCTGCATTATGCAGACATTTTTATATCTAGCTTTTGCTCACACAGAGTGCTTGATTTTGGTGGTGATGTCCTATGACAGGtatgtggccatctgccaccCCCTCCATTACGTTATCACCATGAGCTGGAGAGTGTGCACTGTCTTGGCCATCACATCCTGGGTGTTAAGCTTCCTCCTGGCCCTGGTCCACTTAGTTCTCTTTCTGAGGCTGCCCTTCTGTGGGCCTCATGAAATCAACCACTTCTTCTGTGAAATCCTGTCTGTCCTCAAGCTGGCCTGTGTTGACACCTGGCTCAACCAAGTTGTCATCTTTTCGGCCTGTGTTTTTATCTTACTGGGGCCCCTCTGCCTGGTGCTGGGCTCCTATGCGCGCATCCTGGCCGCCATCCTAAGGATCCAGTCCGCTGAGGGCCGCAGGAAGGCCTTTtccacctgctcctcccacctctgcGTGGTCGGGCTCTTCTTTGGCAGTGCCATCGTCATGTACATGGCCCCCAAGTCCCGCCACCCTGAGGAGCAGCAGAAGATCCTTTCCCTGTTTTAcagtcttttcaaccccatgctGAACCCGCTGATCTACAGCTTGAGGAGCAAAGAGGTCAAAGGTGCCTTTAGGAGAGTGCTGTGGAAGGACAGGCTAATGTGA